A genome region from Musa acuminata AAA Group cultivar baxijiao chromosome BXJ3-5, Cavendish_Baxijiao_AAA, whole genome shotgun sequence includes the following:
- the LOC103984644 gene encoding cytochrome P450 704C1, with product MDFFSSFVSLAAAVVGLLLLATRTWRALNSNRKRYPPVVGTIFHQFLNFRRLHDYHTQLSVKHKIFRLFSPLCHQIYTTDPAVVEYILKTNFDNYGKGWYNYGNMKDLFGDGIFAVDGDKWRHQRKLASFGFSTKVLREFSGAIFKRNAVKLAHALSSYATSDEKFDMQDLLMKSTMDSIFKIGFGMELNCLDDSDNRGSEFAKAFDVSNEFIMMRYVNAFWKVMRFLNIGSEKTLKSKVKLVDDFIYKLLRIRVEEMSNEGSDSEGKDDILSRFLEESRKDPQNIDLKYLRDIILNFVIAGKDTTAGTLSWFFYSICKNPPVQEKIYQEIKEVIEASEDAGFDAFAESIDDESLNNLHYLHAALSETLRLYPAVPLENKVCFADDILPGGYNVRKGDIVFYQPYAMGRMEYLWGKDAEIFRPERWLDDGGVFQPESPYKFSAFQAGPRICLGKEFAYRQMKIFAAVLLRFFKFKLGDEKKDVEYRTMTTLHIDQGLYLQVLHR from the exons ATGGATTTCTTCTCTAGTTTCGTCTCTCTCGCTGCTGCAGTAGTAGGCCTTTTGTTGCTGGCGACCCGCACCTGGAGAGCCCTCAACAGCAACAGGAAGAGATACCCTCCGGTGGTCGGCACCATCTTCCATCAATTCCTCAATTTCCGAAGGCTTCATGACTACCACACGCAGCTTTCTGTCAAGCACAAGATCTTCAGGTTGTTCTCACCCCTCTGCCACCAGATCTACACCACCGATCCCGCCGTCGTCGAGTACATCCTCAAGACCAACTTTGATAACTACGGCAAG GGATGGTATAACTACGGAAACATGAAGGATTTGTTCGGAGATGGTATATTTGCAGTAGACGGTGACAAGTGGCGCCACCAACGAAAACTTGCCAGCTTTGGCTTCTCTACAAAAGTCTTGCGAGAATTTAGTGGTGCTATTTTTAAGCGTAACGCAGTCAAGCTTGCTCACGCCCTTTCTTCCTATGCCACTTCCGATGAGAAGTTTGACATGCAA GACCTGTTGATGAAATCCACCATGGATTCCATATTCAAAATCGGATTCGGAATGGAGTTGAACTGCTTGGATGATTCTGATAACCGCGGAAGTGAATTTGCCAAGGCATTTGATGTTTCGAACGAGTTCATCATGATGCGATACGTAAACGCCTTTTGGAAGGTCATGAGATTTCTCAACATCGGCAGTGAGAAGACTCTCAAGTCAAAAGTCaaattggtcgacgattttatATACAAACTGCTACGCATCAGGGTGGAAGAAATGTCAAACGAAGGAAGTGATTCA GAAGGGAAAGATGATATCTTGTCGAGATTTTTGGAGGAGAGCAGAAAGGATCCACAAAATATAGATTTAAAATATCTGAGGGACATAATTCTTAACTTCGTGATTGCTGGAAAAGACACCACGGCAGGCACACTGTCGTGGTTCTTCTACTCGATCTGCAAGAACCCACCGGTGCAAGAGAAGATCTATCAGGAAATCAAGGAAGTGATCGAAGCCAGTGAAGATGCAGGTTTTGATGCATTCGCGGAGAGCATAGATGACGAGTCACTCAACAACTTGCACTATCTTCATGCCGCCCTCTCTGAGACACTAAGACTATATCCTGCAGTTCCCCTG GAAAACAAGGTGTGCTTTGCTGATGACATTCTACCTGGAGGCTACAATGTGAGGAAAGGTGATATTGTGTTCTACCAACCTTACGCGATGGGAAGAATGGAATACCTGTGGGGAAAGGATGCCGAGATATTTCGCCCGGAGAGGTGGCTGGATGATGGTGGTGTATTCCAGCCCGAGAGCCCCTACAAGTTCTCAGCCTTTCAG GCTGGTCCAAGAATTTGCTTGGGGAAAGAGTTTGCCTATAGACAGATGAAAATATTTGCAGCGGTGCTCCTACGCTTCTTCAAGTTCAAGCTTGGTGACGAGAAGAAGGATGTTGAATACAGAACCATGACGACTCTCCACATCGATCAAGGCCTATACCTCCAAGTACTCCACAGATAG